Within Flagellimonas maritima, the genomic segment CCACCAGTGTTATTTGTAGTTCTTGAAATAAATTCTTGAACAAATGATTGTGGCATAGTGGCTATAATTCCAATCATAATCAATAAAGAAATACCGTTTCCGATACCCTTATCGGTGATTTTTTCACCAAGCCACATTGCAAAAACACATCCGGTAACCAATATTATTACCGCTGGGATAATGAAATCTAAACCTTTCCCTAAAACAAAGGCACTGTCAGGAACACCCAGAGCACCCAAACCGAACAAATAAGCAGGAGCTTGAACGATACAAATCCCTATAGTCAGCCAACGTGTGATTTGATTGATGGTTTTTCTACCACTTTCTCCTTCCTTCTGCAATTTCTGAAGATAAGGAATCGCAATACCCATCAATTGCACTACAATGGAAGCTGAAATATAAGGCATGATACCCAATGCAAATACAGAAGCATTTGCAAAAGCACCTCCTGTGAAAGCATTAAGTAAGCCCAATATTCCTTCACCGGCAGCACTGTTTAATTGTGCCAATTGGGAAGTATCAATACCGGGAAGGACGACTTGGGCACCAAAACGATACACTATAAGCAAACCAAGAGTAACGAGGATTCGCTGCCTTAGTTCTTCTATCTTCCAAATATTTGATATGGTCTCAATAAATTTCTTCATGCTATTCTATTCCTTATAGACTTATTGCCTCTCCTCCTGCAGCTTCAATCGCAGATTTAGCTGAAGCAGTAAATTTATGTACGGATACTTTTAAAGATGCTTTTAACTCGCCATCCCCTAAAATTTTCACCAAATCGTTTTTGCGGGCCAATCTATTTTCTACAAGGGTATCCAACGTTACTTCATTTTTTATAGTACCGTTATCTACCAACTCTTGCAATTTGCTCAAATTGATTCCTTGATATTCCTTTCTATTGATGTTGTTAAAACCAAATTTAGGAACACGTCTTTGCAAAGGCATTTGTCCACCTTCAAAACCAATTTTTTTGGAATATCCAGATCTGGATTTTGCTCCTTTGTGACCTCTTGCTGCAGTTCCGCCCTTACCAGAGGCTTGGCCTCTTCCTAAACGTTTTCCATCTCTGTTTACAGCGCCTTCTGCTGGTTTAAGATTATGTAAATCCATTACCGTTATATATTTTTAAGCCTCCTCAGTGGAAACTAAATGTTTTACCTTATTGATCATTCCAAGGATATTGGGGGTTGCATCGTGCTCAACAACATGCCCAATCTTACGCAGTCCCAATGCCTCCAGAGTTCTCTTCTGATTCTGGGTTCTTTTAATAGCGCTCTTTACCTGTTTAACTTTAATCTTTGACATTGTATCCTTCTATTTATCCCTTAAAGACTTTTTCCAAAGAAATACCTCTTTGGTTGGCAACGGTTTGAGCTCCTCTTAGTTGTAAGAGAGCATCAAATGTAGCTTTAACAACATTATGTGGGTTGGAAGAACCTTGCGATTTTGATAATACATCGTTAACGCCAACTGCTTCCAGTACTGCTCTAACCGCACCTCCTGCAATTACTCCCGTACCATGCGATGCTGGTTTAATAAACACGCGTGCACCTCCAAATTTACCTTTTTGCTCATGTGGAAGCGTTCCTTTATTTAAAGGAATTCTAATTAGATTTTTCTTTGCATCTTCAATTGCTTTTGCAATGGCAGTGGCAACTTCCTTGGATTTTCCCAATCCATGTCCAACAACCCCGTTCTCATCACCAACTACAACAATTGCCGAAAAACCAAATGCTCTACCACCTTTAGTAACTTTAGTGACCCTTTGGACACCTACTAAGCGGTCTTTCAACTCCAGTCCTCCTGGCTTGACTGTTTCTACGTTTTTATATTTTTGGTACATAGTCTTTTTAGAATTTTAGTCCTGCTTCTCTTGCGCCTTCTGCCAATGATTTTACCCTACCGTGATAAAGGTTTCCGCCTCTATCAAAAGCTACAGCTTCTATACCTAGCTTTTTTCCTTTTTCTGCAATTGCCTTACCAACCTGAGTAGCAATCTCAGTCTTTGTTCCTTTAGCTTCTACACCTTTATCTCGTGATGATGCAGCTGCTAACGTAACTCCATTAATATCATCTATCAATTGAGCGTATATCTCTTTATTACTTCTAAAAACAGACAATCTTGGTCTTGTTTCAGTACCAGAAGATACTTTTCGTATTCTTCTTCTGATTCGTAATTTTCTTTCAGTTTTAGATAATCCCATAGTACTGTTAATTATGCTGATTTACCTGCTTTTCTTCTTAATTGTTCACCGACAAACTTAATTCCTTTTCCTTTGTAAGGCTCAGGCTTACGGAAAGCCCTAATTTTCGCCGCTACTTGACCTACCAATTGTTTGTCATGAGACGTTAGTTTTACGATAGGATTCTTTCCTTTTTCAGAAATCGTCTCGATTTTTACTTCAGGAGCTATATCCAATACGATATTATGAGAGAAACCCAAAGCCAGATCCAATTTTTGACCTTGGTTACTTGCTCTATACCCTACACCTACCAATTCCAATTCTTTTGTCCATCCTTTAGAAACACCGTCTACCATATTGCTTACCAAGGAGCGATATAGTCCATGTTTTGCTTTGTGCTCCTTTGAATCAGATGGGCGAGCTATATGAACATTTCCTTCCTCAACTTTTATAGCAACTCCTGAAAATTCTTGGGAAAGCTCCCCCAATTTACCTTTTACGGTAACTACATTCTCATTCACTTCTACAGTGACACCCTCTGAAATTGCAATTGGATTGTTACCTATTCTAGACATTTTTTTTCTCTTTACTCAATTAATAAACGTAGCACAATACTTCGCCACCAACATTGTCTTGCTTTGCTTGTTTGCTTGTCATAACACCATATGATGTTGAGACTATGGCCACACCCAACCCGTTAAGCACTCTTGGAAGCTCACCTGAACCTGAATATTTACGAAGTCCTGGCTTACTGACTCTTTGTAATTTTTTGATTACTGGTTCTTTGGTAAACTTGTCATATTTTAAGGCAATTTTTATGTTCCCTTGAACTTTGTTATCCTCAAACTTGTAACTTAATATATATCCTTGATCGAACAATATTTTAGTAATCTGTCTTTTTAGGTTGGAAGCAGGGATATCCACTACCCTATGACCCGCACTGCTAGCGTTTCTTATTCTGGTCAAATAATCTGAAATTGGATCTGTAAGCATTTCTTTTCTTTATCTATTTACCAACTTGCTTTTTTAACTCCTGGTATCAAGCCTTGATTGGCCATCTCCCTAAAAGTAACCCTAGATATACCAAATGTTCTCATGTATCCTCTTGGTCTACCTGTTAATTTGCAACGATTTCTCATACGAACCGGAGAAGCATTTTTAGGAAGCTTCTGTAAAGCTTCATAATCGCCAGCTTCTTTTAAAGCTTTTCTCTTTTCCGCGTATTTTGCAACCATTTTTGCCCTTTTTACCTCACGGGCTTTCATTGATTCCTTAGCCATACTAGTTCTTTTTAAAGGGTAATCCCAATTCGCTTAGCAATGATTTTGCTTCTTTATCTGTATCTGCAGAAGTTACGAATGTGATATCCATCCCATTTATTCTGTTGATTTTGTCTATATTGATTTCTGGGAAAATAATTTGCTCAGTAATACCAAGGTTATAATTTCCTCTACCATCAAAACCAGTAGCTCTGATTCCTTGAAAATCACGAACACGGGGAAGAGCGGAAGTAATCAATCTATCCAGAAACTCATACATTCTTTCTCCACGTAGTGTAACTTTAGCTCCAATAGGCATGCCCTTTCTCAATTTGAAGGTCGCAACATCTTTCTTGGACATTGTAGCAATGGCTTTTTGACCAGTGATATTTGTCAACTCATCAACAGCATGGTCAATAAGCTTTTTATCAGATACTGCAGCTCCAACTCCGCGGCTTACCACTATTTTTTCCAACTTTGGGACCTGCATTACATTTTTGTAACCAAATTCCTCAGAAAGTGCCTTAACAACACGTTCTTTATATTCTTTTTTTAATCTTGGAATGTAACTCATAACTAAATTACTTCATTGGATTTTTTGGAAAGCCTTACTTTTTTCCCATCCCTTACTTCATAACCTATTCTTGTTGTTTCTCCTGATTTGGGATCAATCAACGAAAGATTGGAAATATGGATAGGGGCTTCCTTTTTTACAATTCCTCCCTGAGGGTTGTTAGCACTTGGCTTCTCGTGTTTGGAAACTGTGTTAGCACCTTCAACGATAGCCTTGTTCTTTTCACGGTCAACCCGAAGTACTTTACCTTCTGTGCCCTTGTGGTCTCCCGCAATGACTCTAACCGTATCCCCTGTTTTAATTTTCAACTTCATCTGTCTGAAATTTCTTTTAAAGCACCTCTGGAGCTAGTGAAACTATTTTCATGAACTGTTTGTCCCTTAATTCTCTGGCAACTGGTCCAAATACTCTGGTCCCTCTCATTTCTCCTGTTGGATTCAGCAAAACACAAGCGTTGTCATCAAAACGAATATAAGATCCATCAGGTCTTCTTACTTCTTTTTTTGTTCTAACTACAACAGCCGTAGAGACAGAACCTTTTTTTACTGTTCCATTTGGAGCGGCCTCTTTGACAGTAACCACTATTTTATCTCCCAGAGAAGCATATCTTCTTTTTGTTCCTCCCAGTACGCGAATGGTCAAAACTTCTTTTGCACCTGTATTGTCCGCGACCTTTAATCTAGATTCTTGCTGTAACATAATTATTTAGCTCTTTCAAGGATTTCAACCAATCTCCAACATTTAGTCTTGCTCAATGGTCTTGTCTCCATTATTTTGACGGTGTCACCTTCATTACAATCATTTTTCTCGTCATGGGCAACATATTTCTTTGTCTTCAAAACGAACTTACCGTACATTGGATGTTTTACACGCTTTACCTCAGAAACCACTATTGATTTCTCCATTTTGTTGCTGGTAACAACGCCCACTCTTTCTTTTCTTAAATTTCTTTTTTCCATAAGGCAGAACCAATTATTGTAATTCCCTTTTAGTTAATTCTGTTGCAAGTCTTGCTACCGTCCTTCTTGTTTTTCTTATCTGTAATGGATTTTCCAAAGGTGTAACCGAATGTGCCATCCTTAAATCGGCATGCTGCTTTTTCAACTCGGCCAATCGTTCTTTTAGCTCTTCAATTGAAAGTTCCTTTATCTCTGACTGTTTCATCTTTCTTCTAAATATTAAGCGGAATAATCCCTAGCTACGATAAATTTAGTTTTCACGGGCAATTTTTGAGCTGCAAGTCTTAAAGCTTCCTTTGCAATGTCCATGGGAACACCTGCAACTTCAAACATAATTCTTCCAGGTTTGACAACCGCTACAAAATATTCTGGAGCACCCTTACCCTTACCCATACGTACCTCAAGAGGCTTTTTGGTAATGGGCTTGTCCGGAAATATTTTAATCCAAAGTTGACCTTGCCTCTTCATATACCTTGTCGCAGCAATACGCGCAGCCTCTATTTGACGGGAAGTTATGAAGTGTGAATCCAAGGACTTGATACCAAACATTCCGTTGGAAAGTTGGTGCCCCCTTTGTGAATTACCTTTCATACGTCCCTTCTGGGCTTTACGAAATTTTGTTCTTTTTGGCTGTAACATTTTACCTTTACTTTATCTTAATTACTTTCTACGGCGTTGTGGCTTTTTGCCATCTTGTTTGCCGCCTTTTCCTTGACCTTTTGACAATCCTACCAACGGGGATAGTTCTCTTTTACCATAAACTTCACCCTTCATGATCCAAACCTTTATTCCAAGCCTACCATAAGTAGTATGCGCCTCATGCAAAGCATAATCAATATCTGCCCTAAATGTAGACAAAGGTATTCTGCCATCTTTGTACGATTCTGAACGTGCCATTTCAGCTCCGTTCAAACGTCCGGAGATTTGAATCTTTATACCTTCTGCATTCATACGCATTGCTGCTGCAATTGCCATTTTAATGGCACGTCTGTATGAAATCCTGCTTTCAATCTGTCGTGCTACGCTAGCAGCAACCAGATTGGCATCAACTTCAGGTCTTTTTATTTCGTGAATATTGATTTGAACTTCTTTATTGGTGATTTTCTTTAGCTCTTCTTTAAGCTTATCAACTTCTTGCCCACCTTTACCAATAATAATACCAGGTCTAGCTGTAGTAATAGTAATGGTAATTAGTTTTAAAGTTCTTTCAATAATTACTCTTGATACACTGGCCTTTGCCAAACGTGCATGAATGTACTTTCTTATTTTGTCATCTTCAGCCAGCTTATCGCCATAATCGTTACCACCATACCAGTTGGATTCCCATCCTCTGATGATTCCTAAACGATTCCCTATCGGATTGGTCTTTTGTCCCATATTATACTCTAGCTTTCAACGTTGTTATTGGATTCCAAAATCATGGTAACATGATTGGAACGTTTTCTAATTCTATGTGCTCTCCCCTGTGGCGCTGGTCTTAGTCTTTTTAACATAGTACCTCCATCCACACGGATTTCCTTTATAACAAGGTCAGCATCTTCAATATTGGCCTCCTCATTCTTCGATTCCCAATTGGCGATCGCGGAAAGTAATAATTTCTCTAGCTTCCTTGAAGCTTCCTTAGGATTAAATCTCAAAATTGCGAGTGCCATCTCTACTTGTTTTCCTCTTACCAAGTCGGCGACCAAACGCATTTTTCTTGGTGAAGTAGGACAATTGTTCAACTTGGCAATAGCAAGCTGCTTTTTTTCTTCTTTTAACCTTTCGGCCATCTGTCTTTTACGAACTCCCATAGCTTACTTACTTTTTACCTTTGTTTTTAGCTCCTGCATGACCTCTAAAAGATCTAGTAGGTGAAAATTCCCCAAGCTTGTGACCCACCATATTTTCCGTAACGTAAACAGGAACGAATTGTCTCCCATTGTGTACAGCTATGGTTTGTCCTACGAAATCTGGCGTTATCATTGAGGCTCTAGACCATGTTTTGATAACCGTTTTCTTACCTGAATCTATGTTGTTCTGGACTTTCTTTTCCAGACTATGATGAACGTAAGGTCCTTTTTTTAATGAACGTGCCATTTTCTTTTACTTTTATTTCTTTCTACGTTCTATGATATATCTATTCGTATCTTTTGTCTTAGATCGGGTTCTAAATCCTTTGGCAGGAATACCGTTCTTAGATCTTGGATGGCCTCCAGAAGCCCTTCCTTCACCACCACCCATTGGATGATCGACAGGGTTCATTGCTACTGGTCTAGTTCTTGGCCTTCTGCCCAACCATCTGCTTCTACCTGCTTTACCGGATACCAACAATTGGTGATCAGAGTTGGAAACAGCTCCAATAGTGGCCAAACAGTTGGCTAAAATCATACGTGTTTCACCAGATGGCAATTTAATAGTGACAAATTTTCCATCCTTAGCCATTAGCTGTGCAAAAGTACCTGCACTTCTAGCCATAACGGCTCCTTGACCAGGTCTTAATTCGATACAGGAAATAATAGTACCCAATGGAATTTCACTCAATGGAAGTGCATTTCCTATTTCTGGAGAAGCTTTTGATCCTGAAGATATCTTCTGACCTACTTGCATTCCATTTTGGGCAACTACATATCTCTTCTTACCATCTTTATATTCGACTAGCGCAATAAATGCAGTTCTATTGGGATCGTACTGTATAGATACAATTTTAGCATCTACTCCTTGTTTATCTCTTTTGAAGTCGATAACACGATACCTTCTTTTATGACCTCCACCTCTATGGCGTATGGTCATTTTTCCTTGACTGTTCCTACCGCCCGACTTTTTTAACGGAGCAAGCAAACTTTTCTCCGGCTTATCAGTAGTAATCGCGTCAAATCCGTTTACTACTCTAAAACGCTGTCCAGGGGTTATCGGTTTTAATTTTCTAACTGACATTTCTCGTCTTTATAGATTACTGTAAAAATCAATAATATCGCCTTCCACTACATCAACAATTGCCTTTTTCAAGGAATTTGTTTTTCCGTGTTGGATTCCTGTTTTGGCATAACGACTCTTACGATTTGGACCATAATTCATAGTTCTAACCTTTTTCACAGAAACACCATAGGTGGCCTCAACAGCATCTTTAATTTGAAGCTTGTTGGCCGTTGGATTAACGTAGAAACCATAACGATTGAAAAGCTCGCTGTCCGCGGTCATTTTTTCCGTAATGATTGGTTTTATCAACACACTCATGATATTCTTATTTCTTTAGGTTCGATTCTATTCCTTCCAGAGCACTTTCGGTCAATACTACATTTTTAGCATTAATTATTTTGTAAGTACTTAATTCTGAATTGATTATGACTTCTGAACGCTCTAAATTGCGCGACGACAAATATACATTATTATTTGAATCGCCCAACACGATAAGAGACTTTTTATTTTCTATTCCAAGAGAAGTCAAAAATGCTTTGAAATCCTTAGTTTTTGGAGCTTCAAAATTGAAGTCCTCGACCACCATTATAGACTTTTCTTTTGACTTTAATGTTAAGGCTGATTTACGAGCTAAACGCTTAACATTTTTGTTCAATTTTTGCTGGTAATTTTTAGGTCTTGGGCCAAAAATTCTACCACCTCCTCTAAAAATAGGAGATTTGATACTACCTGCCCTAGCTGTACCAGTGCCCTTCTGTTTCTTGATTTTTCTAGTACTACCGGCTATTTCAGCTCTTTCCTTAGCTTTGTGGGTACCCTGTCTTTGGTGCGCCAAATACTGCTTAACATCTAAATATATAGCATGCTCATTGGGCTCTATAGCGAAAACATCATCAGAAAGGTCAACCTTTCTTCCTGTTTCTTTTCCTTTAATATCTAAAACTGCAACCTTCATTACTTCTCAATTGTTACGTAAGCATTTTTATGACCTGGAACGCAACCCTTCACTACGATAAGGTTTTTCTCAGGAACCACTTTCAATACTCTCAAGTTTTGAACTGTTACTCTTTCACCACCCATTCTACCTGCCATTTTCATTCCTTTAAAAACTCTTGCAGGATACGAGGCAGCACCAATAGAACCGGGGGCTCTTAATCTGTTGTGCTGTCCATGGGTTGCTTGACCAACACCGGCAAAACCGTGTCTTTTAACAACACCTTGGAAACCTTTACCTTTTGATGTACCAATAACATCAACAAACTCTCCTTCTGTGAAAAGCTCAACATTTAAAGTATCTCCTAATTTAAACTCACCTTCAAAATCTCGGAACTCAACGACTTTCTTTTTAGGAGAAGCACCTGCTTTTTTAACATGACCCAATTCAGCCTTGTTTGCACGTCTTTCTGCCTTGTCATCGAAACCAAGCTGAAGGGCACTGTACCCGTCGACCTCTTCGGTTCTGACTTGGGTAACCACGCATGGTCCAGCTTCAAGAACGGTACATGGAATGTTCTTTCCATTCTCGTCGAAGATGCTGGTCATACCGATTTTTCTTCCTATTAACCCAGACATATTTATAATTATTAATTGTTTAAATTTTATTGTGCCAATTTGTTGGCAAAAAAATTTGGGTCAAGAAAATCCTCTGACCCAGATTTTTTTCTTTCACCATTTTTCCTTTGCGAAACGCTCAGGACATGTCCACCACCTTTTAACAAGGTAGTTTAATAACTTACACTTTTATCTCCACCTCAACGCCACTAGGAAGCTCAAGCTTCATAAGTGCGTCAATGGTTTTTGATGAAGAGCTATAAATATCCAGGAGCCTCTTGTAAGAACTCAATTGGAACTGCTCTCTGGATTTCTTGTTCACGTGAGGTGAACGCAAAACCGTAAATATTTTTTTGTGCGTTGGCAATGGAATTGGACCCGTAACCACAGCGCCTGTTGTCTTAACTGTCTTTACAATCTTCTCAGCAGATTTATCCACCAAGTTGTGATCATAAGACTTAAGTTTTATTCTAATTTTTTGACTCATCTTGCTGAAAAATTAAGCGGTTACTCCTTTAACTGATTTAATAACTTCTTCTGCAATATTGGTTGGAGTTTCTGCATAATGCGAAAATTCCATAGTTGAAGTTGCTCTACCCGAAGACAATGTTCTCAATGACGTAACATAACCGAACATTTCTGATAAAGGCACCTCACCTTTAACTACTTTGGAACCAGCTCTATCACTCATATCGCTAATTGTTCCTCTTCGTCTATTAAGGTCGCCAACAATATCACCCATGTTTTCTTCAGGGGTTAATACCTCAATTTTCATGATAGGCTCCATCAATACTGACCTTGCAGATTTTGCAGCGGCTTTGTATCCCATTTTTGCGGCCAACTCGAAGGATAGTGAATCTGAATCCACAGGGTGGAAAGAACCATCCTTTAAAGTAACCTTCATACTATCCATCTCAAACCCGGCCAATGGACCATTCTTCATAGCCTCTTTAAATCCTTTTTCTACAGATGGAATATATTCTTTAGGTATGTTACCACCTTTAATAACATTTACAAATTCCAATCCTTCCACATCATCACCAGCGGGCTCCATAGTAAATACGATGTCTGCAAATTTACCACGACCACCAGATTGCTTTTTGTAGACTTCTCTATGATCGGCAGATTGTGTAATCGCTTCCTTGTATTCAACTTGAGGTTGACCTTGATTAACCTCAACTTTAAACTCACGACGTAAGCGGTCAACGATAATATCTAAGTGAAGTTCACCCATACCGGAAATAATGGTCTGGCCAGATGCCTCATCCGTTTTTACTTGGAATGTAGGATCTTCTTCGGCCAATTTTGCCAAAGACATACCCAATTTATCGACATCAGCTTTGGTTTTAGGCTCCACTGCGATACCTATTACAGGATCTGGAAAATCCATGCTTTCAAGTATGATAGGGTGCTTTTCGGAAGACATAGTATCACCAGTCTTTATATCCTTAAAACCTACAGCAGCTCCAATATCACCAGCTTCTATATAGTCGATAGCATTTTGCTTATTTGAATGCATTTGGTAAATACGGGAAATACGTTCTTTTTTTCCTGAACGATTATTCAAGATATAAGAACCTGCATCCAAGCGACCGGAATATGCCCTAAAGAATGCCAAGCGACCTACGAAAGGGTCTGTAGCAATTTTAAATGCCAAAGCAGAAAATGGCTCCTTTGGGTCTGGCTTTCTGGTAATTTCATTACCTGTATCTGGATCAGTCCCAACAATATCGTCCTTGTCAATTGGTGATGGCAAATAACGACATACGGCATCCAATAAAAACTGAACTCCTTTATTCTTGAATGAAGAACCACAAATCATGGGAATTATAGCCCTATCCATTACAGCTGCTCTTAATGCGGCATGCACTTCTTCTTCTGTGATAGAATCTTCATCTTCAAAGAATTTTTCCATCAATTCTTCATCGTACTCTGCAACGGCTTCAATTAAGGCAGCTCTATATTCCTTAACCTCACCTTTCATTTCTTCTGGAATATCAACAACATCGAATGTTGAACCAAAATTATCATCGTGCCAAACTATAGCCCTATTCTTGGCCAAGTCGACAATACCTCTAAAATCGGCCTCGTCTCCA encodes:
- the fusA gene encoding elongation factor G — protein: MSRDLKYTRNIGIAAHIDAGKTTTTERILFYTGVSHKIGEVHDGAATMDWMEQEQERGITITSAATTCTWEFPIENGKPTEDTKGYHFNIIDTPGHVDFTVEVNRSLRVLDGLVFLFSAVDGVEPQSETNWRLADNYKVPRIGFVNKMDRQGSNFLMVCKQVKTMLGSNAVPIVLPIGDEADFRGIVDLAKNRAIVWHDDNFGSTFDVVDIPEEMKGEVKEYRAALIEAVAEYDEELMEKFFEDEDSITEEEVHAALRAAVMDRAIIPMICGSSFKNKGVQFLLDAVCRYLPSPIDKDDIVGTDPDTGNEITRKPDPKEPFSALAFKIATDPFVGRLAFFRAYSGRLDAGSYILNNRSGKKERISRIYQMHSNKQNAIDYIEAGDIGAAVGFKDIKTGDTMSSEKHPIILESMDFPDPVIGIAVEPKTKADVDKLGMSLAKLAEEDPTFQVKTDEASGQTIISGMGELHLDIIVDRLRREFKVEVNQGQPQVEYKEAITQSADHREVYKKQSGGRGKFADIVFTMEPAGDDVEGLEFVNVIKGGNIPKEYIPSVEKGFKEAMKNGPLAGFEMDSMKVTLKDGSFHPVDSDSLSFELAAKMGYKAAAKSARSVLMEPIMKIEVLTPEENMGDIVGDLNRRRGTISDMSDRAGSKVVKGEVPLSEMFGYVTSLRTLSSGRATSTMEFSHYAETPTNIAEEVIKSVKGVTA